The nucleotide window GGCGCGCCCATCGTTCCGCCTGTGGATGTGCATCGGTCCTCTGCAAAGGGCCGCGCCGCGAAGGTGCCGCGGCGGCGGCCCGCCGGTCAGTGGGAGAGCTCGCGGAGAAGGCCCCGGGCGATCACCATCCGCTGGATTTCGCTGGTCCCCTCGCCGATCTCGCAGATCTTGGCGTCGCGCATCATGCGCTCCACCGGGTATTCCTTGGTGTAGCCGTATCCGCCGTGGATTTGCACCGCCCTGGTGGTGGTGCGCATGGCGCATTCGCTGGCGAACAGCTTGGCCATCGACGCCTCGCGGGTGTACGGCTTTCCCTGCTCCTTGAGCCAGGCCGCGTGGTAGACGAGGTGCTTGGCCGCCTCGATCTCCGTCGCCATGTCGGCCAGCATGAACTGGATGCCCTGGAACTCGGCGATGGGCTTGCCGAACTGGTGCCGCTCGGCCGCGTACTTCACCGACTGCTCGTACGCGCCCTCGGCGATCCCCAGCGAAAGCGCGCCGATGCCGATGCGGCCGGCGTCGAGCGTCTTCATGAAGTTGATGAAGCCCATTCCCACCTCGCCCAGCACGTTCTCGTCAGGGACGAAGGCGTTCTCGAACACCAGCTCGCGGGTATCGGAGGCGCGCCACCCCATCTTGTCTTCCTTCTTTCCCGCGCGCACGCCCTCGATGAAGGCCAGCTCGTCGCTGTGCCCCACCCCCACCTCGCGCGCCCGCTCCAGGTCGGTCGTCGGCTTGGTGACGATGAACGAGGTGATCCCCTTGGTGCCCTTGTCGCGGTCCGTCACCGCCGTGGCCACGAAGATCTCGCCGACCCCCGCGTGGGTGATGAAGATCTTGCTGCCGTTCAGGATCCACCCGCCGTCGGCCTTCACGGCCGTGGTCTGGGTGCCCCCCGCGTCGCTGCCGGCGCCCGGCTCGGTGAGCCCGAAGCCGCCGAGC belongs to Longimicrobium sp. and includes:
- a CDS encoding acyl-CoA dehydrogenase, with product MERYFDENHLMIRDMVREFAQNEIAPVAGELDQASEFPWENVAKMSELGLLGVPWPEEIGGAGMDGIAYMIAIHELAKVDASHAITISAHTTLGTSPIMNFGTEEQKQRFVSHLASGKVLGGFGLTEPGAGSDAGGTQTTAVKADGGWILNGSKIFITHAGVGEIFVATAVTDRDKGTKGITSFIVTKPTTDLERAREVGVGHSDELAFIEGVRAGKKEDKMGWRASDTRELVFENAFVPDENVLGEVGMGFINFMKTLDAGRIGIGALSLGIAEGAYEQSVKYAAERHQFGKPIAEFQGIQFMLADMATEIEAAKHLVYHAAWLKEQGKPYTREASMAKLFASECAMRTTTRAVQIHGGYGYTKEYPVERMMRDAKICEIGEGTSEIQRMVIARGLLRELSH